One window of Bos indicus isolate NIAB-ARS_2022 breed Sahiwal x Tharparkar chromosome 18, NIAB-ARS_B.indTharparkar_mat_pri_1.0, whole genome shotgun sequence genomic DNA carries:
- the LOC139177189 gene encoding zinc finger protein 11-like: protein MTHSEGRLMFQDVAIDFTQEEWESLDPSQRKLYRDVMVENYRNLASLGLVSKVDLVTFLELLKDPRNIRRMEATAIYPAMSPQDTQGLMPKNPALEDLFPKANEGMYQIFHLRNLNLMTDWEYTRVYERQKVYLYGHKEMETVTHNANRTAKRNEQHESNWEKQQLQSSTSAETCKCLRKDFHPFMKHTCSLKENVKNLEGNLVFIANTHSDNCERRLQLNIHSRMSEHLQFNNECENSQTKQFEGSMSRVSLFFPKQIFSIHSKIYNVDDNGRDEIQPSWFNTYCGMVNTQQLSMYNKMSQTLNKSHISNNYKSICGGLRSCSDNETRYTVEEDSNLKKHQGPESSNKDSKSNKCRNTFDQISGFSLDKSTCTGDRTCSEYGKVSNHCSELTQQDIVQNAQEENKCKICEKVFSKSSNLSRHRRIHTGRKPFKCTECCTAFNCHSLLTQHQRIHAGEKPYICKECNKAFHRSSFLIEHQRIHTGEKPYKCTVCGKAFMYNSRLIQHQQIHAGEKPYKCTDCSKAFTYNSLLIQHRRIHTGEKPYKCTECSKAFTYNSHLIQHQRIHTGERPYKCTECSKAFTYNSLLTQHRRIHTGEKPYKCTECSKAFIYNSLLIQHQRIHTGEKPFKCTECSKAFTCNSDLIEHKRIHTGEKPYICKECNKAFRRSSFLTEHQRIHTGEKPYKCTVCGKAFTYNSRLIQHQRIHAEEKPYKCTECSKAFTRKSVLIKHRQIHTGEKPYKCTECSKAFTYNSRLIEHQQIHAGEKPYKCTECSKAFTYNSLLIKHRRIHSGEKPYKCTECSKAFPCNSDLIEHQRIHTGEKPYICKECNKAFRRSSFLTRHQRIHAGEKPYKCTVCGKAFTYNSSLIQHQRIHTGEKHYKCTECSKAFTCNSLLIQHQQNHTGEKPYKCTVCGKAFTYNSRLIKHQRIHAGEKPYKCTECSKAFTYNSLLIQHRRIHTGEKPYKCTECSKTFTYNSRLIQHQRIHSGEKPYKCTECSKAFTCNSSLIQHQRIHTGEKPYICKECNKAFHRSSFLTQHQRIHTGEKPYKCTECGKAFTYHSNLIQHKRIHAR, encoded by the exons atgactcATTCCGAG GGACGGCTAATGTTTCAGGATGTGGCCATAGACTTCACTCAAGAGGAGTGGGAATCCCTGGACCCCAGTCAGCGGAAATTGTACAGGGACGTGATGGTAGAGAACTACAGGAACCTGGCCTCCTTGG GGCTTGTGTCTAAGGTGGACCTGGTCACCTTTCTGGAGCTATTGAAGGATCCTAGGAATATAAGGAGAATGGAGGCAACAGCCATTTACCCAG CTATGTCTCCACAAGACACCCAGGGTTTGATGCCGAAGAATCCAGCGTTAGAAGATCTATTCCCAAAAGCAAACGAAGGAATGTATCAAATATTTCACCTCAGAAACTTAAATTTAATGACAGATTGGGAATATACCAGGGTATATGAAAGACAGAAAGTATATTTATATGGACATAAAGAAATGGAGACAGTTACGCATAATGCTAACAGAACTGCAAAAAGAAATGAGCAACATGAATCAAATTGGGAAAAACAGCAACTTCAGTCTTCAACATCAGCCGAGACGTGTAAGTGTTTAAGAAAAGATTTCCATCCTTTTATGAAACATACGTGTTCTCTAAAAGAAAACGTGAAAAATCTGGAAGGTAATCTAGTCTTTATTGCAAATACTCATTCAGACAATTGTGAACGTAGGCTTCAACTAAACatacattcaaggatgtctgaaCACCTACAATTTAACAATGAGTGTGAAAACTCACAAACTAAGCAATTTGAGGGATCCATGAGCAGGGTGTCATTATTCTTCCCCAAACAGATATTTTCTATCCATTCCAAGATATATAATGTTGATGATAATGGAAGAGATGAAATCCAACCATCATGGTTCAATACATATTGTGGTATGGTTAATACACAACAACTTTCCATGTATAATAAAATGAGTCAGACCTTAAATAAGAGCCACATCTCCAATAATTACAAGAGTATTTGTGGCGGACTGAGAAGCTGTTCCGACAATGAAACTAGGTATACAGTTGAAGAAGACTCAAACCTTAAGAAACATCAGGGACCTGAATCTTCAAACAAGGATTCTAAAagtaataaatgtagaaatacCTTTGATCAAATATCAGGTTTTTCTCTAGATAAGAGTACTTGTACTGGAGACAGGACTTGTAGTGAATATGGTAAGGTTTCTAATCACTGTTCAGAACTTACTCAACAGGACATTGTTCAGAATGCACAGGAAGAAAACAAGTGTAAGATATGTGAGAAAGTGTTTAGTAAGTCATCCAATCTAAGTAGACATAGGAGAATTCATACAGGAAGGAAACCTTTCAAATGTACAGAATGTTGCACAGCATTTAACTGTCACTCACTtcttactcaacatcagcgaattcatgctggagagaaaccttatatatgtaaagaatgtAACAAAGCCTTTCATCGTTCCTCATTTCTTATTGAACATCAGcgaattcacactggagagaaaccttataaatgtacagtatgtggcaaagcctttatgTACAACTCAAGGCTTATTCAACATCAGCAAATTCatgctggagagaaaccttataaatgtacagactGTAGCAAAGCCTTTACTTACAACTCACTTCTTATTCAACATCgacgaattcatactggagagaaaccttataaatgtacagaatgtagcaAAGCCTTTACTTACAACTCACACCTTAttcaacatcagcgaattcatactggagagagaccttataaatgtacagaatgtagcaAAGCCTTTACTTACAACTCACTTCTTACTCAGCATcggcgaattcatactggagagaaaccttataaatgtacagaatgtagcaAAGCCTTTATTTACAACTCACTTCTTATTCagcatcagcgaattcatactggagagaaaccttttaaatgtacagaatgtagcaAAGCCTTTACTTGCAACTCAGACCTTATTGAACAtaagcgaattcatactggagagaaaccttatatatgtaaagaatgtAACAAAGCCTTTCGTCGTTCCTCATTTCTTACtgaacatcagcgaattcatactggagagaaaccttataaatgtacagtatGTGGCAAAGCTTTTACTTACAACTCACGCCTTATacaacatcagcgaattcatgctgaagagaaaccttataaatgtacagaatgtagcaAAGCCTTTACTCGCAAGTCAGTTCTTATAAAACATCGgcaaattcatactggagagaaaccttataaatgtacagaatgtagcaAAGCCTTTACTTACAACTCACGCCTTATTGAACATCAGCAAATTCatgctggagagaaaccttataaatgtacagaatgtagcaAAGCCTTTACTTACAACTCACTTCTTATTAAGCATCGGCGAATTCATagtggagagaaaccttataaatgtacagaatgtagcaAAGCCTTTCCATGCAACTCAGACCTTATtgaacatcagcgaattcatactggagagaaaccttatatatgtaaagaatgtAACAAAGCCTTTCGTCGTTCCTCATTTCTTACTCGACATCAGAGAATTCAcgctggagagaaaccttataaatgtacagtatgtggcaaagcctttacttACAACTCAAGTCTTAttcaacatcagcgaattcatactggagagaaacattataaatgtacagaatgtagcaAAGCCTTTACTTGCAACTCACTTCTTATTCAACATCAGCAAaatcatactggagagaaaccttataaatgtacagtatgtggcaaagcctttacttACAACTCACGCCTTATTAAACATCAGCGAATTCatgctggagagaaaccttataaatgtacagaatgtagcaAAGCCTTTACTTACAACTCGCTTCTTATTCAACATcggcgaattcatactggagagaaaccttataaatgtacagaatgtagcaAAACCTTTACTTACAACTCACGGCTTAttcaacatcagcgaattcatagtggagagaagccttataaatgtacagaatgtagcaAAGCCTTTACTTGCAACTCAAGCCTTAttcaacatcagcgaattcatactggagagaaaccttatatatgtaaagaatgtAACAAAGCCTTTCATCGTTCCTCATTtcttactcaacatcagcgaattcacactggagagaaaccgtataaatgtacagaatgtggcaaagcctttacttACCACTCAAACCTTATTCAACATAAGCGAATTCATGCTCGatag